Proteins co-encoded in one Arachis stenosperma cultivar V10309 chromosome 7, arast.V10309.gnm1.PFL2, whole genome shotgun sequence genomic window:
- the LOC130939607 gene encoding ripening-related protein grip22-like: MGKLGFMVLFGLLTITTLLLPHHVTLGSRHHNHHPKDHHHDHHHSKHHHGDPTSPRIEPHGTHAILTFNDFGPHGDGGGPSECDSRFHPLPQKVVALSTGWYNNGEYCGRMIRITARNGRSAVARVVDECDSTHGCKHNIVDASKTVWHDLGLNTDIGEVPVTWTLA, encoded by the coding sequence ATGGGGAAATTAGGCTTTATGGTTCTCTTTGGCCTTCTCACCATAACAACCCTACTTCTTCCACATCATGTAACACTAGGATCCCGCCACCACAATCACCATCCAAAAGATCATCATCATGATCATCACCACTCAAAACACCACCACGGAGACCCTACATCGCCGCGAATCGAACCCCATGGGACCCATGCCATTCTCACTTTCAATGACTTTGGTCCCCATGGGGACGGAGGCGGTCCATCCGAGTGTGACAGTAGGTTCCACCCTTTGCCTCAAAAGGTGGTAGCTCTGTCTACCGGATGGTACAACAACGGTGAGTATTGCGGGAGAATGATCCGAATCACTGCGAGGAACGGAAGGTCGGCGGTGGCAAGGGTGGTGGATGAGTGTGACTCAACGCATGGATGTAAGCACAACATTGTTGATGCATCAAAAACTGTGTGGCATGATTTGGGACTCAACACAGACATTGGTGAAGTACCAGTTACTTGGACTCTTGCCTAG
- the LOC130939608 gene encoding uncharacterized protein LOC130939608 → MKYDGTKDPQEYLTAFEAKMNLEGATDTVQCRAFPVILSSPTIKWFNVLPNRSIASFDDVSRKFMAQFPTWISKTKHPISLLGVMQWQDKPTRKYLDTFNDECLTIDRLINFVANLYLTNGLMNEDFSKHLTTKIV, encoded by the coding sequence ATGAAATATGATGGGACAAAGGACCCACAGGAGTACTTAACAGCCTTTGAGGCTAAGATGAATTTAGAAGGAGCTACCGACACTGTACAGTGCAGGGCCTTCCCCGTAATCCTATCTAGCCCCACCATCAAATGGTTCAACGTCCTCCCAAATAGATCTATAGCTAGTTTCGACGACGTCTCCAGAAAGTTCATGGCACAATTTCCCACCTGGATTTCAAAGACAAAACACCCAATCAGCCTGCTTGGAGTCATGCAATGGCAAGACAAGCCCACGAGAAAGTACCTCGACACATTTAACGACGAGTGCCTAACAATCGACAGGCTCATAAATTTCGTGGCCAACCTCTATTTGACAAACGGGCTTATGAATGAAGACTTCAGTAAGCACCTCACAACCAAAATAGTCTAA